Proteins encoded by one window of Clostridium cagae:
- a CDS encoding FAD-dependent oxidoreductase: MKKNNEELISPVFAIEESSRCLLCYDAPCSQACPIGTNPAKFIRSLRFRNLKGAVETIRENNILGGVCARVCPTKKYCEGACSRTSIDKPIEIAKLQQYLTDYENVLGLEILNKVEINKEKVAIVGSGPSGLAAATKLAQLGYNVTVFEKRKKLGGWLTYGIPEERLSQAVVDNEIEYIKNIGVEFKTNVNIGKDVTIDSLRKEGYKAFLIACGMQKSKEVKINGSDLEGVINGTDFLAEVKSTGEYKLGNKVIVIGGGDVAIDCAITAKNLGSEDVKIVYRRTIEKMPAERKSIQEVIDLNIPIFTGTKPGEIIGENGKVSRFKGTGMFDDSNLDIPTENVIFAIGQEQEEVSSIANLDLNNKGIIETKEYATNIDGVFACGDIVEGDKTVVYALKLGKEAAEKVDQYLNEKEGAR; the protein is encoded by the coding sequence ATGAAAAAAAACAATGAAGAATTAATAAGTCCAGTATTTGCGATAGAAGAATCTTCAAGATGTTTACTATGTTATGATGCACCGTGCTCACAAGCATGTCCAATAGGAACGAATCCAGCTAAATTTATTCGTTCACTTCGTTTTAGAAATTTAAAGGGAGCCGTTGAGACAATAAGAGAAAACAACATACTTGGAGGTGTGTGTGCCAGAGTATGTCCTACCAAGAAATATTGTGAAGGCGCTTGTAGTAGAACAAGTATAGACAAGCCTATAGAAATTGCAAAGCTTCAACAATATTTAACTGATTATGAAAACGTATTAGGTTTAGAAATATTAAACAAAGTAGAAATTAATAAAGAAAAGGTTGCTATAGTTGGCTCAGGTCCAAGTGGATTAGCAGCAGCAACTAAATTAGCTCAATTAGGGTATAATGTGACCGTATTTGAAAAAAGAAAAAAATTAGGTGGCTGGTTAACTTATGGAATACCAGAAGAGAGGCTATCTCAAGCAGTTGTAGATAATGAAATTGAATATATAAAAAACATAGGTGTAGAATTTAAAACTAATGTAAACATAGGAAAAGATGTTACAATAGATTCTTTAAGAAAGGAAGGTTACAAAGCATTTTTAATTGCATGTGGAATGCAAAAGAGTAAAGAAGTTAAGATAAACGGTTCAGATTTAGAAGGTGTAATTAATGGTACAGACTTCTTAGCAGAAGTAAAGTCAACTGGAGAATATAAATTAGGAAATAAAGTTATAGTTATTGGTGGTGGAGATGTTGCAATAGATTGCGCAATAACAGCTAAGAACTTAGGCTCAGAAGATGTTAAAATAGTTTATAGAAGAACTATAGAAAAAATGCCAGCTGAAAGAAAGAGTATTCAAGAAGTAATTGATTTAAATATACCTATATTCACAGGCACTAAGCCTGGTGAGATTATTGGAGAAAATGGAAAGGTTTCAAGATTCAAAGGAACTGGAATGTTTGATGATTCTAATTTAGATATACCTACAGAAAACGTTATCTTTGCAATTGGACAAGAACAAGAAGAAGTAAGTTCAATAGCTAACTTAGATCTTAATAATAAAGGAATTATTGAAACTAAAGAATATGCAACTAATATTGATGGAGTATTTGCTTGTGGAGATATAGTTGAAGGTGATAAAACAGTTGTTTATGCACTTAAATTAGGAAAAGAAGCAGCAGAGAAAGTAGATCAATATTTAAACGAGAAAGAAGGTGCTAGATAA
- a CDS encoding DUF3343 domain-containing protein: MRKLKKQKIEVINIKAEDYDYIMTFTSHNRASYIYQHLFRKNIQVKLVSSPNKINISCTQAVKFKEMDKDVVQQELKKNNMYPTAVYRIVRKGKNENYELVE, encoded by the coding sequence ATGCGTAAATTAAAAAAACAAAAAATAGAGGTGATTAACATAAAAGCAGAAGATTATGATTATATAATGACATTTACTTCTCATAATAGAGCATCATATATATATCAACATTTATTTCGAAAAAACATTCAAGTTAAGCTTGTAAGTTCTCCTAATAAAATTAATATTAGCTGCACGCAAGCAGTAAAATTTAAAGAAATGGACAAGGACGTAGTGCAACAGGAGTTGAAAAAGAATAATATGTATCCTACTGCAGTATATAGGATTGTAAGAAAAGGAAAAAATGAAAATTATGAATTAGTTGAATAG
- a CDS encoding YncE family protein codes for MIDKRDKTIYYVSNLGTGTVSIIDGDNDCIIKEIEIGPRPQNIIVDEKNNVYIASDRNGKVTLINDLYDSNKTWNMPNNGNIQVDSITQNIYVCDTEEVCIYSLKTGEKIGCLTGFIAADSLKLDKDKKRLFVLDILQNEIKVYDTSDLHLIKLYKDVGTSPNYIFISENEKDVYISNKGVNRPTYTSNISVLDLESGNISYIYLEKGSVITALEQNENFLYAANSGLHRIDVINILKRECVATIKTTLTELQKLRLSPDKKTLLATSRSNDGKGVIDRIDTSSNTILGTFTFKQNNSLPYDIGVISQSKFEVQDESFILTNSENKLKQENGTSILAKKVLSNYQEKMIFPEVSVKVCLEEGEIINIEEIIFKKCEIINETKNRSIIDSRKDYSILQYNFYIPYCIGYTDEQQQKYIIEGRLEGTQKATLYIPAYAEQQGVEFVINSFAKVTNTPIIVNKNLKFDVSALISTKAIVDEIVFIPFCKECEMWQRRDEKMRENNG; via the coding sequence ATGATTGATAAAAGAGACAAGACGATTTATTATGTATCAAACTTAGGCACAGGAACAGTGTCTATTATTGATGGAGATAATGATTGTATTATAAAGGAAATTGAAATAGGTCCAAGACCTCAAAATATCATTGTAGATGAAAAAAATAATGTGTATATAGCTAGTGATAGAAATGGTAAAGTCACACTCATTAATGACTTATATGATTCTAACAAAACATGGAACATGCCTAATAATGGTAATATACAAGTGGATTCCATCACTCAGAATATTTATGTTTGTGATACAGAAGAAGTATGTATTTATAGTTTGAAAACTGGTGAAAAGATTGGATGCTTAACGGGTTTTATTGCTGCAGATAGTTTAAAACTTGATAAGGACAAGAAAAGATTATTTGTATTGGATATTCTACAAAATGAAATAAAAGTTTATGATACATCAGATTTACATTTAATTAAGTTATATAAAGATGTTGGAACTTCACCGAACTACATTTTTATATCAGAAAATGAAAAGGATGTTTATATTTCCAATAAAGGAGTTAATAGACCCACTTATACAAGCAATATTTCCGTATTGGATCTTGAAAGCGGAAATATTTCATATATATATCTAGAAAAGGGATCTGTTATTACTGCATTGGAACAAAATGAAAATTTTTTATATGCAGCAAATAGTGGATTACATAGAATTGATGTTATAAATATATTAAAAAGAGAATGTGTAGCAACAATAAAAACAACTTTAACAGAATTGCAAAAACTTCGATTATCTCCTGATAAAAAAACACTACTTGCAACTAGTAGGAGTAATGATGGAAAGGGAGTAATTGATAGAATAGATACTTCTAGTAATACTATTCTAGGTACATTTACATTTAAACAAAATAACAGTCTTCCATATGATATTGGAGTGATTAGTCAGAGTAAATTTGAAGTACAAGATGAATCTTTTATTTTGACGAATTCAGAAAATAAATTGAAACAAGAAAATGGAACTTCAATACTTGCTAAGAAGGTTTTGTCAAATTATCAAGAAAAAATGATTTTTCCTGAAGTATCAGTTAAAGTATGTTTAGAAGAAGGAGAAATTATAAATATAGAAGAAATAATATTTAAAAAGTGTGAAATTATAAATGAAACCAAAAATAGAAGTATTATAGATAGTCGGAAAGATTATTCAATATTGCAATATAATTTTTATATTCCGTATTGCATTGGATATACTGATGAACAGCAGCAAAAATATATTATTGAAGGAAGACTCGAGGGAACTCAGAAAGCTACATTATATATACCGGCTTATGCAGAACAGCAGGGAGTAGAATTTGTAATCAATTCGTTTGCCAAAGTAACAAACACCCCAATCATTGTGAATAAGAATTTGAAGTTTGACGTTAGTGCTTTGATTTCGACAAAAGCAATTGTGGATGAAATAGTATTTATTCCATTTTGTAAGGAATGTGAGATGTGGCAAAGGAGAGATGAAAAAATGAGGGAAAATAATGGTTAA
- the preA gene encoding NAD-dependent dihydropyrimidine dehydrogenase subunit PreA: protein MSIIKDLSIEFCGVKCENPFFLSSSPVGNCYEMCAKAFEAGWGGVMFKTIGFFMPNEVSPRFDSLRKEATSFVGFKNMEQISDHPLQQNLDDLRRLKENYPTKIVVASIMGENEKEWEDLAKLVTEAGADMIECNFSCPQMTSHEMGSDVGQNPELVKKYCEATRRGTNLPILAKMTPNIGDMSVPAIASMEGGATGLATINTIKSITGIDINSMTAKPVVNAKSSVSGYSGKAVKPIALRFIYELAKNEKLKGVPISGIGGIETWEDALEFILLGSSNLQVTTSVMQYGYRVVEDMISGLSHFMDENGFEKLEDMVGIAIKNIIPAEDLDREYIVYPKVDEEKCLGCGRCYISCYDGAHQAIKWNAEERKPEVNKDRCVGCHLCALVCPVTAIGKGEIKFKNNGKEREIIL from the coding sequence ATGAGTATTATCAAAGACTTATCAATAGAATTTTGTGGAGTAAAATGTGAAAATCCATTTTTCTTATCATCATCACCAGTAGGAAATTGCTATGAAATGTGTGCTAAAGCGTTTGAAGCTGGTTGGGGTGGAGTAATGTTTAAAACTATAGGTTTCTTTATGCCTAACGAAGTTTCTCCACGTTTTGATAGTTTAAGAAAAGAAGCAACTTCATTTGTTGGTTTTAAAAATATGGAACAAATATCAGATCACCCATTACAACAAAATTTAGATGATTTAAGAAGATTAAAAGAAAATTATCCTACTAAAATTGTAGTAGCATCAATAATGGGAGAAAATGAAAAAGAATGGGAAGACCTAGCAAAGCTTGTAACAGAAGCTGGTGCTGACATGATAGAATGTAATTTCTCATGTCCTCAAATGACAAGTCATGAAATGGGTTCAGACGTTGGTCAAAATCCAGAACTTGTTAAGAAATATTGTGAAGCAACTAGAAGAGGTACTAATTTACCAATACTAGCTAAAATGACTCCTAACATAGGGGATATGTCAGTACCAGCTATTGCATCTATGGAAGGTGGAGCAACAGGACTTGCAACAATAAATACTATAAAAAGCATAACTGGTATTGATATAAATTCAATGACAGCAAAACCAGTAGTTAATGCTAAGTCATCTGTTTCAGGTTATTCAGGAAAGGCTGTAAAACCAATAGCTTTAAGATTTATTTATGAACTTGCTAAGAATGAAAAATTAAAAGGTGTTCCTATAAGTGGGATTGGTGGAATAGAAACATGGGAAGATGCTTTAGAATTTATATTATTAGGTTCAAGTAATCTTCAAGTTACTACTTCAGTAATGCAATATGGATATAGAGTAGTAGAAGATATGATAAGTGGATTATCTCACTTCATGGATGAAAATGGATTTGAAAAGTTAGAAGATATGGTTGGAATAGCTATTAAAAATATTATTCCAGCTGAAGATTTAGATAGAGAATATATAGTTTATCCAAAAGTTGATGAAGAAAAATGTTTAGGCTGTGGTAGATGTTACATTTCATGTTATGATGGTGCTCATCAAGCTATAAAATGGAATGCTGAAGAAAGAAAGCCGGAAGTAAATAAAGATAGATGTGTTGGATGTCATTTATGTGCACTTGTATGTCCAGTTACAGCTATAGGCAAAGGTGAAATAAAATTCAAAAATAATGGAAAAGAAAGAGAAATAATTCTATAA
- a CDS encoding TPR domain-containing glycosyltransferase codes for MPLSLCMIVKNEEKNLERCLESIKDIVDEIIIVDTGSIDNTLKIAEKYNAKIFFYKWDNSFANARNYSLSKASKDWILIMDADDELKSEYKDEVIKLINNENNKVDVYYGETLSYVGNYSDNNILSSINIRLIKNGKGYKFSGDIHEQITPGSEAADKQSFMEIVDIKYYHYGYLDKVVNEKNKRKRNMDIIQKNLKENPDDVFMLYNMSTEYIAKHEYAEALKYLEKAYKNFDPSFVFGFKLILKMIVCNEMLQQFDDCLTLIEDGLKYYPNCTDFEFYRTNIFFTQKQYLPAIESAKKCISMGDSPVLLRECLGAGTYRPYYLLGSIYSNIGDYDASYKCFDEVLKLNPKFSDAIFKISGIMAMKNIAIDEMQKKLESYFDNINQETNLLLSKVFYTQNKFDIAYNYADKAESFDENLLEIYFYKGIYLFYLGNYNESLEYLYKIKEGKYYKDVVYCSILCELFIKNYENVDNLLTITQSFNNSEETMVYETFISIIKENKYIQLADTKENSKKFIKPIFNLLEILLRANCFEQFDKAVQLLNLIHDDSLLLLLGKLYYKYGYSNFAYELFIKSIKMYEIIDADALYMMQTTLLSKKD; via the coding sequence ATGCCCTTAAGTTTATGTATGATTGTTAAAAATGAAGAAAAGAACCTAGAGCGCTGTCTTGAAAGCATCAAAGACATTGTTGACGAAATAATAATAGTAGATACAGGTTCAATAGATAATACTCTAAAAATAGCAGAAAAATATAATGCTAAGATATTTTTTTATAAGTGGGATAACAGTTTTGCTAATGCTAGAAATTACTCATTAAGCAAGGCTTCAAAGGATTGGATTTTAATTATGGATGCAGATGATGAACTAAAAAGTGAATATAAAGATGAGGTAATTAAATTAATTAATAACGAAAACAATAAAGTAGATGTATACTATGGTGAAACTTTAAGCTATGTAGGAAATTATTCTGATAATAATATACTCTCAAGTATTAATATACGTCTTATTAAAAATGGTAAAGGATATAAATTTTCAGGAGATATTCATGAACAAATTACACCTGGCAGCGAAGCTGCAGATAAACAAAGTTTTATGGAAATTGTCGATATTAAATATTATCATTATGGTTACTTAGATAAAGTTGTTAATGAAAAAAATAAAAGAAAAAGAAATATGGACATTATACAAAAAAACTTAAAAGAAAATCCTGATGATGTCTTTATGCTTTATAATATGAGTACTGAATATATAGCTAAGCATGAATATGCCGAAGCTTTAAAATATTTAGAAAAAGCTTATAAAAACTTTGACCCTTCGTTTGTATTTGGATTTAAATTAATATTAAAAATGATTGTTTGCAATGAGATGCTGCAACAATTTGATGACTGTTTAACATTGATTGAAGATGGTTTAAAATATTATCCTAATTGTACTGATTTTGAATTCTATAGGACAAATATTTTCTTTACACAAAAACAATATTTGCCTGCAATCGAATCCGCAAAAAAATGCATATCCATGGGCGACTCCCCAGTTCTTTTAAGAGAATGTCTAGGAGCTGGAACCTATAGGCCTTATTATCTCTTAGGAAGTATTTATTCTAACATAGGTGATTATGATGCATCATACAAATGTTTTGATGAAGTCCTAAAATTAAATCCTAAATTTTCTGATGCTATTTTCAAAATATCCGGAATTATGGCTATGAAAAATATAGCTATAGATGAAATGCAGAAAAAACTTGAAAGTTATTTTGACAATATTAATCAAGAAACAAACCTTTTATTATCAAAAGTTTTTTATACTCAAAACAAGTTTGATATTGCCTATAATTATGCTGATAAAGCAGAAAGCTTTGATGAAAATTTGCTTGAGATATATTTTTATAAAGGTATATATTTATTTTATCTAGGAAATTACAATGAATCTTTAGAATATTTATATAAAATCAAAGAGGGCAAATATTATAAGGACGTTGTTTATTGTAGTATATTATGTGAATTGTTTATTAAAAACTATGAAAACGTAGATAATTTACTAACTATTACTCAAAGTTTTAACAACTCTGAAGAAACTATGGTTTATGAAACTTTCATTTCTATAATTAAAGAAAATAAATATATCCAATTAGCAGATACTAAAGAAAATTCAAAAAAATTTATAAAACCAATCTTTAATCTATTAGAAATATTATTAAGAGCAAATTGTTTTGAACAATTTGACAAAGCTGTACAACTTTTAAATCTTATTCATGATGATAGTCTATTACTGCTTCTAGGTAAGCTCTATTATAAATATGGCTATTCAAATTTTGCATATGAATTATTTATAAAATCTATAAAAATGTATGAAATAATAGATGCTGATGCCCTTTATATGATGCAAACAACCCTATTATCAAAAAAGGACTAG
- the sigI gene encoding RNA polymerase sigma factor SigI, whose amino-acid sequence MLECVLEDLNIGQDLDVNQLIEQHMPFIIKSISDVTGKYVSCENDEELSIALLAFCEAVERYEKDKGYFLPFAKLVISSRIKNYLKSQNKHSCSSLEELVEKGIEIQDEYLEEEDNGLLVDDINILKSEIMLYGFTFEDLVEEAPKQRATRENAMNLAKQISEVEELTTFMEIKKRLPIKKIVLRFSVTEKVVKRSKKFIISVVIIFKKNLKTLKNWIRK is encoded by the coding sequence ATGCTCGAATGTGTTTTAGAAGATTTAAATATTGGACAAGACCTTGATGTGAACCAATTAATAGAACAACATATGCCTTTTATAATTAAAAGCATATCTGATGTTACTGGTAAATATGTGTCTTGTGAAAATGATGAAGAACTAAGTATTGCATTACTTGCATTTTGTGAGGCTGTTGAAAGATATGAGAAAGATAAAGGTTATTTCTTGCCATTTGCAAAGCTTGTTATATCAAGTAGAATTAAAAATTATTTAAAAAGCCAAAATAAACACTCATGTTCATCTCTTGAAGAACTAGTTGAAAAAGGAATAGAAATTCAAGATGAATATTTAGAAGAAGAGGATAATGGATTATTAGTTGATGACATAAATATATTAAAGTCAGAAATAATGTTATATGGCTTTACATTTGAAGATTTAGTGGAAGAAGCACCTAAGCAAAGAGCAACACGAGAAAATGCTATGAATTTAGCAAAGCAAATAAGCGAAGTAGAAGAACTAACAACTTTTATGGAGATTAAAAAAAGATTACCAATCAAGAAAATTGTACTTAGATTTTCTGTTACTGAAAAAGTAGTGAAACGAAGTAAAAAGTTTATAATTTCAGTAGTAATTATATTTAAGAAAAATCTTAAGACACTAAAAAATTGGATCAGAAAGTAG
- a CDS encoding anti-sigma factor domain-containing protein: protein MSKGIIMEIKKEYAIVMNDTGSIESIKVKDGMKLGQKIFYFEEDLVNINQNISVNKISLFKTFGTFAALFLLIFTFFQPLAFNKAYAVVSLDINPSIQIQVNNKKKIVAVEGINEDGKNIDFSSVNGLEIDEGIDGIKNILVEKDYLNQMGEVLVAFALLDNQEDDNYENQIKDAIQTTFKTENVTYVKGSKESVEEAKTKGISLGRYEVSLSADETVKSKIDNIPVKEITSLIKDKENCIYWKADNAQSSEKPETNNNLSDDKYSDKPESTLENNTIPKKDKVEEPIKEITPEVQKPIYNNKDSEINKDPEEVPETKPEIVLPPIEEIKPDGNTPGKEESEDKNNEITEDKNNNSENNTTDVGNIEQNLKK from the coding sequence ATGAGTAAGGGAATAATAATGGAAATAAAAAAAGAATATGCAATAGTAATGAATGATACGGGTAGCATAGAGAGCATTAAAGTAAAAGATGGAATGAAATTAGGACAAAAAATATTTTATTTTGAAGAAGATTTAGTAAATATTAATCAAAATATTAGTGTTAATAAAATTAGTTTATTCAAAACATTTGGAACATTTGCAGCATTATTCTTACTTATATTTACGTTCTTTCAACCATTAGCATTTAACAAAGCATATGCTGTAGTAAGCTTAGATATAAATCCAAGTATTCAAATACAGGTTAATAATAAGAAGAAAATCGTAGCTGTTGAAGGCATTAATGAAGATGGTAAAAATATTGATTTTTCAAGTGTAAATGGTTTGGAAATAGATGAAGGGATAGACGGAATAAAAAATATTCTAGTTGAAAAAGACTATTTAAATCAAATGGGAGAGGTATTAGTTGCATTTGCATTGCTAGACAATCAAGAAGATGATAATTACGAAAATCAAATAAAAGATGCTATTCAAACAACTTTCAAAACTGAAAATGTAACTTATGTAAAAGGCAGTAAAGAATCAGTGGAAGAAGCAAAAACTAAAGGAATAAGTTTAGGAAGATATGAAGTTTCTCTTTCAGCTGATGAAACTGTAAAATCTAAAATTGACAATATTCCTGTTAAAGAAATTACTTCTTTAATAAAGGATAAAGAAAATTGTATTTACTGGAAAGCTGATAATGCACAAAGTTCAGAAAAGCCAGAAACAAATAATAATTTATCAGATGATAAATACAGTGATAAACCAGAAAGTACTTTAGAAAATAACACAATACCAAAAAAAGATAAAGTTGAAGAACCAATAAAAGAGATAACTCCAGAAGTGCAAAAGCCAATATATAATAATAAAGATTCTGAAATAAATAAAGATCCAGAAGAAGTTCCAGAAACAAAGCCAGAAATAGTATTACCTCCAATTGAAGAAATTAAACCAGATGGTAATACACCAGGCAAAGAAGAATCAGAAGATAAAAACAATGAAATTACAGAAGATAAAAATAATAATTCTGAAAACAATACTACAGATGTTGGAAATATAGAACAAAATTTAAAAAAATGA
- the rfbH gene encoding lipopolysaccharide biosynthesis protein RfbH codes for MSITNFNESSARIEILNKVKQFFKEKNSGQKFVHGETYIPASGKVVDEDDLANLIDASLDMWLTSGRYKDKFEREFAKFIGVRYCSIVNSGSSANLAAVTALTSYTLGERRLRSGDEVITIAAGFPTTVGPLIQNGLIPVFVDVELGTYNIKVKHLEKAISNKTRAIVLAHTLGNPFNLEKVMELAKKHDLWVIEDNCDALGARYDGKYTGTFGHMSTFSFYPAHQITMGEGGAVVTDDEKLYKIICSIRDWGRDCICPPGKDNFCGKRFTQQHGELPFGYDHKYVYSHFGYNLKVTDMQAAIGISQLKKLPQFVKKRRENYKKLYEGLKQFEKYLILPKATDNSNPSWFGFTITIRENNNYDRNSLVEFLEKRNIGTRLLFAGNILRQPLFTENNIHYRVVGNLANTDIIMNNTFWIGVWPGIDDEQIEYIISQFKVYFS; via the coding sequence ATGAGTATTACAAATTTTAATGAAAGTTCTGCAAGAATTGAAATATTAAATAAAGTGAAACAATTTTTTAAAGAAAAAAACTCAGGACAAAAATTTGTACATGGTGAAACATATATACCAGCATCAGGGAAAGTAGTGGATGAAGATGATTTGGCTAATTTAATAGATGCATCTCTTGATATGTGGCTTACATCAGGAAGATATAAAGATAAGTTCGAAAGAGAATTTGCTAAATTTATAGGTGTAAGATATTGCTCAATTGTAAACTCGGGTTCATCTGCAAATTTAGCAGCAGTAACAGCACTTACATCTTATACTCTTGGAGAGAGGAGATTAAGATCAGGAGATGAGGTAATAACTATTGCAGCAGGCTTTCCAACAACAGTAGGACCATTAATTCAAAATGGACTTATACCAGTATTTGTTGATGTAGAACTTGGAACTTATAATATTAAAGTAAAACATTTAGAAAAAGCAATATCTAATAAAACAAGAGCTATAGTGTTAGCACATACATTAGGAAATCCTTTTAATTTAGAAAAAGTAATGGAATTAGCTAAAAAACATGATTTGTGGGTAATAGAAGACAACTGTGATGCACTTGGCGCAAGATATGATGGAAAATATACTGGAACTTTTGGACATATGTCTACATTTAGTTTTTATCCAGCTCATCAAATAACTATGGGAGAAGGCGGAGCTGTAGTTACCGATGATGAAAAATTATACAAGATAATATGTTCTATAAGGGATTGGGGAAGAGATTGTATATGTCCACCAGGAAAAGATAATTTTTGTGGTAAGAGGTTTACACAACAGCATGGCGAACTACCATTTGGGTATGATCATAAATATGTATATTCTCACTTTGGATATAATTTAAAAGTAACGGATATGCAAGCAGCAATCGGAATATCACAACTTAAAAAATTACCGCAATTTGTAAAAAAAAGAAGAGAAAATTATAAAAAATTATATGAAGGGTTAAAGCAGTTTGAAAAATATTTAATATTACCAAAAGCTACAGATAATAGTAATCCAAGTTGGTTTGGGTTTACTATTACTATTAGAGAAAATAATAACTATGATAGAAATAGTTTAGTTGAATTTTTAGAGAAGAGAAATATAGGGACAAGATTATTATTTGCGGGAAATATATTAAGGCAACCATTATTTACAGAAAATAATATACATTATCGAGTTGTTGGAAATCTAGCTAATACTGATATAATTATGAATAATACATTTTGGATTGGTGTATGGCCAGGAATTGATGATGAACAAATAGAGTATATTATATCACAATTTAAAGTGTATTTTAGTTAA
- a CDS encoding DUF4489 domain-containing protein yields the protein MNSMSRDYCHDDYNHCKKEKDFCPTIVKCSCPSSTTIPVIATAGASFPLSSLTVDTSDMCNPCTKLQFTSNLVAPVAFTGTINFQVAKLCRCQSTPIPVGPVWTFTAAALVSSQPFNFFVCDCDSCFDDCCIYTVTATAATTTIGTLSVNNATLGAISTCEKNNHCNNHCNDHCNNHCNDHCNNHCR from the coding sequence ATGAATTCAATGTCAAGAGATTATTGTCATGATGATTATAATCATTGTAAGAAAGAAAAAGATTTTTGCCCAACTATTGTAAAATGTAGTTGCCCTAGTTCAACTACAATTCCTGTTATTGCTACAGCAGGCGCAAGTTTTCCTCTTAGTTCTCTTACTGTAGATACTTCTGACATGTGTAATCCATGTACTAAGCTACAATTTACAAGTAATCTTGTTGCTCCAGTTGCTTTTACTGGAACTATAAACTTCCAAGTAGCTAAACTTTGTAGATGTCAAAGCACACCAATTCCTGTTGGACCTGTATGGACATTCACTGCAGCCGCACTAGTTAGTTCTCAACCATTCAACTTCTTCGTTTGTGACTGTGATTCTTGTTTTGATGATTGCTGCATCTATACAGTAACTGCAACTGCTGCTACAACTACTATTGGTACTCTTAGTGTCAACAACGCAACACTTGGAGCAATATCAACATGTGAAAAAAATAACCACTGTAATAACCACTGTAATGACCACTGTAATAACCACTGTAATGACCACTGTAATAACCACTGTAGATAA